A single Fusobacterium hominis DNA region contains:
- the ispF gene encoding 2-C-methyl-D-erythritol 2,4-cyclodiphosphate synthase, giving the protein MLRIGNGYDVHKLVEGRKLVLGGIEIPHTKGVLGHSDGDVLIHAIMDAMLGALALGDIGQHFPDTDMKYKNIDSSILLTKVTNLIKSKGYSIVNLDSIIVLQKPKVKPYIEDMRAKIASILQVEIDRVSVKATTEEKLGFTGDESGVKSYCVVLLEKM; this is encoded by the coding sequence ATGCTTAGAATAGGTAATGGTTATGATGTCCACAAACTAGTAGAAGGGCGAAAACTTGTTTTAGGTGGAATTGAAATTCCTCATACAAAAGGAGTTTTAGGTCATTCTGATGGTGATGTTTTAATTCATGCAATTATGGATGCTATGCTTGGAGCACTTGCATTAGGAGATATAGGTCAACATTTTCCTGATACAGACATGAAATATAAAAATATCGATAGTTCTATTCTTCTTACAAAAGTAACTAACTTAATTAAAAGTAAAGGATATTCAATTGTCAATTTGGATTCAATTATTGTTTTACAAAAACCAAAGGTGAAACCATATATAGAAGATATGAGGGCTAAAATTGCCTCTATTTTACAAGTTGAAATTGATAGAGTTAGTGTAAAAGCAACTACTGAAGAAAAGCTAGGGTTTACTGGTGATGAATCAGGAGTAAAATCCTACTGTGTTGTACTTTTGGAGAAAATGTAA
- the rfaE1 gene encoding D-glycero-beta-D-manno-heptose-7-phosphate kinase, which yields MANQFDLKKILDSFKDITIGVVGDLMLDDYIIGTVERISPEAPVPVVTVKEERFALGGAANVVNNLNALQAKTICFGIIGNDANGDRLINAFLEKNIDPSSIIKTNTLPTIVKKRVLAGNQQLLRIDWEDSSPILPVLEDQLIEEFKKNIDKLDAVILSDYDKGVLTPKVAKEIVRLCREKNIIVNVDPKPKNALNYMGASSMTPNKKEAIECMGIKTDDFEKLGKDLKEKLNLNNLLLTRSEEGMSLFLDKVVNIPTFAQEVYDVTGAGDTVISVFTLASAAGVSLHEAAKIANTAAGVVVGKVGTSTATKEEILEFYEKIYDKWGV from the coding sequence ATGGCTAATCAATTTGATTTGAAAAAAATACTTGATAGTTTTAAAGATATTACAATTGGTGTTGTTGGGGATTTGATGTTAGATGACTATATTATTGGAACTGTAGAAAGAATATCTCCAGAAGCTCCTGTCCCTGTTGTGACTGTAAAAGAAGAAAGATTTGCTCTTGGTGGTGCAGCTAACGTTGTAAACAATCTAAATGCACTTCAAGCTAAAACTATATGCTTTGGTATTATTGGAAATGATGCAAATGGTGATAGATTAATTAATGCTTTTCTTGAAAAAAATATTGATCCATCTTCAATAATTAAAACAAATACATTACCTACAATAGTCAAAAAAAGAGTATTAGCTGGAAATCAGCAACTTTTAAGAATAGATTGGGAAGATTCTTCACCTATTTTACCAGTTCTTGAAGATCAACTTATTGAAGAATTTAAAAAAAATATTGATAAATTAGATGCTGTAATTTTATCTGATTATGATAAAGGAGTATTAACTCCAAAAGTAGCTAAAGAAATAGTTAGACTTTGTAGAGAAAAAAATATAATTGTCAATGTTGATCCAAAACCTAAAAATGCACTTAACTATATGGGAGCTTCTTCTATGACTCCTAATAAAAAGGAAGCTATAGAGTGTATGGGTATTAAAACTGATGATTTTGAAAAACTTGGAAAAGATCTTAAAGAAAAACTTAACCTTAACAATCTTTTACTTACTAGAAGTGAAGAGGGTATGAGTTTATTCCTTGATAAAGTAGTAAATATTCCAACTTTTGCTCAAGAAGTTTATGATGTAACTGGAGCAGGAGATACTGTAATATCTGTATTCACTTTAGCTTCAGCAGCTGGAGTATCTTTACATGAAGCTGCTAAAATAGCAAATACAGCTGCAGGTGTTGTAGTAGGAAAAGTTGGAACATCAACAGCAACAAAAGAAGAAATACTTGAATTTTATGAAAAGATTTACGATAAATGGGGTGTGTAA
- a CDS encoding sodium/glutamate symporter, protein MQYFFQLFCYLSFLLILGVIIRAKVNFLQNLFIPASVIGGVIGLLIGPEVLGHFTTSIPTQWMRDISMLPGILIVPVIVSVPLGMNFSIKTGRKEVKSILTTTFILFIVTFLQLAVGFIVNFICTKFLNINLYKTFGAELNTGFAGGHGTAGMIGRTLQDMNLDYWSIAQGIATTTATFGLIGGLILGVILINRACRNGNTALLKNPAHIPIDLKRGFIKDKSKQPSIGNETMVSSSIDTFAFHVALIFSVSGLSYILLNLFKKYHIPILSSLSIWAFGMILMIIIWNFIKSKKLDWAIDTKVKSKISALFTEFAVVSAVASLPLKAVFTYILPIAIMVILGFITTWYCILLLSNKYFKDNYPFERAISMMGTSFGVFFTGILLLRICDPEFKLPVLGDYSLGFSLTALIGPVLILTAIKLSLSYDPLTPALLFIFLIIIFIFIIRYINRK, encoded by the coding sequence ATGCAATATTTTTTTCAACTTTTTTGTTATCTTTCATTCTTACTTATACTTGGTGTTATAATTAGGGCAAAGGTAAACTTTTTACAAAATTTATTTATTCCAGCTTCAGTTATAGGTGGTGTCATAGGACTTCTAATAGGACCTGAAGTTTTAGGACATTTTACGACTTCTATTCCAACTCAATGGATGCGTGATATTTCTATGCTTCCAGGAATACTTATCGTCCCTGTAATAGTTTCAGTTCCATTAGGTATGAACTTTAGTATAAAAACAGGGCGAAAAGAAGTTAAAAGTATTTTAACTACAACTTTTATCCTATTTATTGTTACATTTCTACAACTAGCTGTTGGATTTATAGTTAATTTTATTTGTACTAAATTTTTAAATATAAATCTTTATAAAACATTTGGAGCCGAGTTAAATACTGGATTTGCTGGTGGACATGGAACTGCTGGAATGATTGGTAGAACACTACAAGATATGAATCTTGATTATTGGTCTATTGCTCAAGGAATAGCCACTACAACTGCTACTTTTGGCTTAATAGGTGGTCTTATTTTGGGTGTTATTCTAATTAATAGAGCTTGTAGAAATGGAAACACTGCTCTTTTAAAAAATCCTGCTCATATTCCTATAGACTTAAAAAGAGGATTTATAAAAGATAAGTCAAAACAACCTTCTATTGGAAATGAAACAATGGTATCATCATCTATTGATACTTTTGCTTTTCATGTGGCACTTATATTTTCTGTTTCTGGACTATCATATATATTATTAAATCTATTTAAAAAATATCACATTCCAATACTTTCATCTCTTTCAATATGGGCTTTTGGAATGATTTTAATGATTATTATCTGGAATTTTATAAAATCTAAAAAATTAGACTGGGCAATTGATACTAAAGTAAAAAGCAAAATTTCTGCTCTTTTCACAGAATTTGCTGTAGTCAGTGCTGTTGCATCTTTGCCACTTAAAGCTGTTTTTACATATATCCTTCCAATTGCTATTATGGTTATTTTAGGATTTATAACTACTTGGTATTGTATCCTATTACTATCAAATAAATACTTTAAAGATAATTATCCATTTGAACGAGCTATCTCTATGATGGGAACAAGTTTTGGGGTATTTTTTACAGGAATTCTTTTACTTAGAATATGTGATCCTGAATTTAAACTACCTGTATTAGGAGATTATTCTTTAGGCTTTTCACTTACTGCTTTAATTGGACCTGTACTTATACTTACAGCAATTAAATTAAGTTTATCATATGATCCACTTACACCAGCATTGTTATTCATATTCTTAATTATTATTTTTATCTTTATAATTAGATATATAAATAGAAAATAA
- a CDS encoding general secretion pathway protein GspD, which produces MLKKYLILLIMFFICYNIHGKLDNKFLKEQILTSDIIFEDITLEEALSIISKESGFSFIPNNDTKDIFLDITIPSGESMESVINTILEIYNLKISSIGKIFLVSQKNTLKENFTLFGKITSKGYNYGVDNVKITITNSSYPPIYSKYGGNFIIPEIEPGVYIVKFEKPGYISKCELINLNQSSTELDICLEKNNSYSNHKTTNQKNIKFNTNSIVSKKVILNNTDTEEIEKVLAKTYGDSLKVSSLKKQSMIILSGDFKTIENALALIKEIDQHIQQVRISSQILDISNNLFEHLGFEWIFSHGSNNNQNNNLDFSLLSSSKIAGIGNIYSSGINITRKFNSGHDVLNLGINLLQSTQDLIVSAKPSILVVNGENGEFKLTEEVIVGEKKNENTNNDNITYTPIFKEAGIILKVTPHIKENGYIVLNILIEVSNFKLKYNKDGGPDSGTFNAEGGSKVGRSIKTTIKMKDGDTIFIGGLKKAMIHNLDSQVPFFGTLPMLKFLFKNEGISHEMTDIYIKLKVDIVDNTTTNFDKDELHKRIENITNNRIY; this is translated from the coding sequence ATGTTAAAAAAATATCTTATACTTTTAATAATGTTTTTTATCTGTTATAATATTCATGGTAAATTAGATAATAAATTTTTAAAAGAGCAAATACTAACTTCTGATATAATTTTTGAAGATATTACTCTTGAAGAAGCACTATCTATTATAAGTAAAGAAAGTGGATTTTCTTTTATTCCCAATAATGATACAAAAGATATTTTCTTAGATATTACTATTCCATCTGGAGAATCTATGGAAAGTGTAATAAATACTATTTTGGAAATTTATAACCTTAAAATATCTTCTATTGGTAAAATATTTTTGGTTTCTCAAAAAAATACCTTAAAAGAAAACTTTACACTATTTGGCAAAATAACTTCAAAAGGGTATAACTATGGAGTAGATAATGTAAAAATAACTATTACAAATAGCTCTTATCCACCTATATATTCTAAATATGGTGGTAACTTTATTATCCCTGAAATAGAGCCTGGTGTATACATAGTAAAATTTGAAAAACCAGGATACATAAGTAAATGTGAACTCATAAATTTAAATCAATCTTCTACAGAGCTTGATATTTGTCTTGAAAAAAATAACAGTTACTCAAATCACAAAACTACTAATCAAAAAAATATTAAATTCAATACAAATAGCATAGTAAGTAAAAAAGTAATATTAAATAATACCGATACAGAAGAAATTGAAAAAGTTCTTGCAAAAACCTATGGTGATTCATTAAAAGTATCATCATTAAAAAAGCAAAGTATGATTATTTTGTCTGGAGATTTTAAAACAATTGAAAATGCTTTAGCATTAATAAAAGAAATTGACCAACATATACAACAAGTTAGAATCTCTTCTCAAATTTTAGATATTTCTAATAATTTATTTGAACATTTGGGATTTGAATGGATTTTTTCACATGGTTCTAATAATAACCAAAATAACAATCTCGATTTTTCTTTACTTAGTTCAAGTAAAATAGCTGGAATTGGAAATATCTATAGTTCAGGAATAAATATTACTCGAAAATTTAACAGTGGTCATGATGTTTTAAATCTTGGAATTAACCTTCTTCAATCAACACAAGACTTAATAGTTAGTGCAAAACCTTCTATTTTAGTTGTAAATGGAGAAAATGGTGAGTTTAAACTTACTGAAGAAGTTATTGTAGGAGAAAAGAAAAATGAAAATACAAATAATGATAATATAACTTATACTCCTATTTTTAAAGAAGCTGGAATAATATTAAAAGTTACTCCACACATTAAAGAAAATGGTTATATAGTTTTAAATATTCTCATTGAAGTTAGTAATTTTAAACTTAAATATAATAAAGATGGCGGTCCTGATAGTGGAACTTTTAATGCAGAAGGTGGCTCTAAAGTCGGACGTAGTATTAAAACTACCATAAAAATGAAAGATGGAGATACTATTTTTATCGGTGGATTAAAAAAAGCTATGATTCATAACTTAGATAGTCAAGTACCATTTTTCGGAACTTTACCTATGTTAAAATTTCTATTTAAAAACGAAGGAATAAGTCATGAAATGACAGATATCTATATAAAATTAAAGGTCGATATAGTTGATAATACAACTACAAATTTTGATAAAGACGAGTTACATAAAAGAATTGAAAATATAACAAATAATAGGATATATTAA